The sequence below is a genomic window from Trichosurus vulpecula isolate mTriVul1 chromosome 5, mTriVul1.pri, whole genome shotgun sequence.
TTAGTACAGTGTTTGACACATggaaagtacttagtaaatgctttttttcaattctttttatgtccccttttctctactcatgtGGTCACCATCctcattcaggccctcatcccttCTTGCAATTGTCTGTCTCTCATCATTCACACATTTGTCAAACTGATATTCCTGAAATAATGGTCTGATCTAAAACCTTGAGTTTCTTTAGCCGACATCTGCCCATTTCCATTCAGCACCAAAGGTAATGTGGGTTGAAGGATGGGTTGCAGCTTCAGAGCTGGTCCAAacccagatgaggaaagggaagcccAGAGAAGCTCACAATCATACTCAGCTAGCAGGTGGCACGGGTCCAGAATTTGAAGCCATCATCCTGACTCCACAACCTACTGGGACCAGGGATCTGTcgctttcttttgtatttagaCACTGTAACTTTTCAGCATGTAAAAGTGCACTCAGCCTCCATAGTCTCCATAGGTCGCTGGGATCAAGCGCCACTCCTCCCGATCTTCAGAGTACCCAACCCTGCTGGCTAAGCCCTTTCAGCTTCCAGGTGCGCAGCTCCGGCTCTGGCTTGGCTCCAGGTAGAGCTGGTGCACCTGCACTCCTCTCTCTCGGGGAGGCGGAGCTGGGGAGCGGTTTAAGTAAGACCGTGGTAGGGACCCTCGGCTTAGTGCTGTCCGCTGCGCTCCTCGCTTTCCTCCTACAGTAGGGATGGCTACCACTGCTCTCAACGTCAACGACCCGGGGCGAGCTGGCAGGATCGCCACAACCCGCCTCAAGatcctgctgggacacctccagGGCCCTGCGGCCCCGGCCATCGTATCCTTCCAAAGATCGCTGCGCGCCCAGAGGCCCGCTGCTGGCCACTGGTGGTCAGCCACCAGTGGGTGGCCGAGCCTGGAGCCCGGGCAAGGCTGCGCAGGTGCGCGCACTGGTCCAGAGTGGATGGAAGCGAGGGGCAGCTCGGGCAGCAGCTGCATCTTCCCTCTGGAGAGCTTCCCTTGGCATCTGTGCTAAAGCCTAGGAGCGTCTTTCACTGACGTTCCGGAGGCCAAGGGATGGGTTATTTCGCAGCCAGTGTCTTTCCTTTTCGCACTCAGCCTCTTCTGCCCGGGTTTGTTTATCCTCTGGCTAATGGTTTTAGAAAATTTGTTCAGGCCACTGGACCGCAGGGTGCTGTGAGGGCCTCTTGgccacctccttccctctctactGATCTCTTCTGACTGATTCTTACTCTTGACCTCCTAGATTGTTTTGCGTGCCCTCTTCCTCCATGATCTTTCTGGGTACTCTTTTGCCGTGCGTTCAATGACAGACATCACGTAGGTCTCTCTGGCCACAGACTTGGAAGCAGAGTCTTGCTAATTTCCCTTCCTGGTTGACTGAAACCCTAAGAATGTCATgtatagtttatatttttttatagAGTGAGCATCTAACCCCAAACTGTGTGGTTCCTTGGAGGTTCCCAGGGTAGAGGGCCCCAAGATTACTAATGTGATCTCAGATTCCCTTGGTtcaaggactgaaaaaaaaatccctgctaaGCCTGGGTTCTTTTGTTGATCTCCTTTAGATGAGTCCCTTTCCTAGGTATCTTCTCTAGGCACTTGAGGTCCGAAGTAGtgtagtgacttgcctaaagtcacagttTTAAAGATTgtattatttctctctcatatgCATATCTCAAGTGGAAGGTTTTACCTtagcaattttttaaaggaaatatgtGTACTTCACTAGTTTCCATTGGCTCTTTCTGTGTAATATTTAAGATATATTGTTTCACAGGAAAAGAGAAGTTACCCACTCAAAATAATTTGTTTCTCTATTATCAATAGGGAAAATTTGAGCTAGAAGGAATAAATGGAAGGTTTGCCTAGATATTTGTGTCACTTAATTTCCAGgatcctcagttccctcatctgtaaaatgatggaatagTGGACCCTAAGGGCTCTTCCCACTCTAGGCCTATGATCTTAAgatcagatgacttctaaggttccttacaaAGCTGGGATCCTGTGGTTCTGTGATTATTTTGCCAGGTCATACCTCTAGTGTTGATTGAGGACGTGCTTTGGCAAGTCTGATCAATAACTCTGCCTGAGATTTTGTTTCGATCTAGGAAAAATCCCACTTGTCTCACAAGATTGGTAAAGTTGTTTCTGTAACCttccctgaatatttttttttttacgatTGAGTTTCAGAATAATAGTGACTATAGGATATACATGTATGGATTTTGCATCTAAAATTTCTCCTCACATTCAGAACTGGAAAGCTTTAGAAGCCATCCAGGTCAATCACCTCTTTCTGCATATGAGGAAATAGCTGAAATGTTGTACCCAAAATTATATAACAATTAGTGGCATAAGTGAAAATAGAGGGGTAAGGTCTCTTGACTACCTAACCGGTGCTTTCTTCTATGCTACATATTCTGAACTTTGCTTTCACGTGCTGGTTCACTTTACCTCCTTCGCTCTCTGTGCTCCTCATTCTTCCACTTTTTCAACGTGAACGTCCATCTCCCAATTTCTATCTGTAGTTCTATTCTCTATtgttcataggttcatagatctagaactgaaaggagcCATAGTTACTgcatcccttattttacagtgaGGAACTTTGACCCAAGATGATTAAAGTATTTGCTTAAGGTCATGAAGGCAATAGGCATCATAAGCAACTTCTTTGACTCCAGGGTCAATACCCTTTTCATTGTAGCATGTTGATCTCACCTGTCCATGGACAATTACCAAATCAATACTTCCATCTAATCTCTCCCCAGAGCTCCAGTTGCATATTGCTTTCAGACTGTTCTGTTGCCACCTCACCTTCACcttgttcaaaactgaactcctcATCTACTACCTGAAACCTGTCCCTCTaactaacttctctatttctgttgaagttCTCTTGGTCACATCACTTCATAACTATATAGTCATTATTCTTTTCCTTCACATTATGTAAACAATCATTCTCCACAACCTGTCATGTTACCTCCAAGGTGTCTTcatctgtcctctcctctttcaTACTCTCACTGCGTCCTTCCTAGTTCAGGACCCCATCTCTTCCTGACCAAAATATTAGAATAACTTCCTATGTAGTCTGTGTCTTTCCACTCTTCCTCCTTGACAATCTAGCCTTTACACTACTGCCCAAGTAATCTTCCTTATGCACCAGAATGATCACATCACTTCTCTTACTCAAAGATCTGTggtgactccccattgcctgcCAGATAAAGTATAAAGTCCtaatcctggcattcaaggctatCCACAGGCTGACTTCAACCTACTTTTATAGCTGAGAAATGCATGTATCATATCTCTaggtatccctagtgtttagcacagtgccctgaactcagtaggcacttaataaatggttgaattgaatttgttGAAGGAGTTATTTAATGCAGATGACAACTGTATAAGACTCACTACGTAGGCTGCCTTTATAAAGTTATTTAGTGATTCAGTCATAAAGCTGGAAATAGAACCTTGTTAACTGATACTGGTCTTCCAGCTAGATTGTGTTCTGGTATTCAGTGTTTGTCTTtctcttgtttactttttattttttcagaccCTGCCTAATTACTTCCAGTTTTTTGCTCTAGACTCCCACTAAATTGGATACCAAATTTAGAGAGTGTTTATATCTCCTCGTGTGTAAAGTCTTGGGAAGGCCATTATATCCTTCAGGTTATTCAAAAGTAGGTTAGATAATGTGGACTGGGAACAATGTTTCTGTGTGCAACCCAGGACCAGACTGAAGAGGCAGTGTATGATGTAGGAGAATGAATCTGTTCTAACTGGAGGCCAGAAGATGTATTTTGAATTCTCTGTGAGACTTAGTTTCATTCAGTTCACATTTCTTGGCCTTAGATCTATCATCAGTTAAATGAATAGTGTAGAATAGAATATCAGAGGTTCTTAACGTGGCACtgatgaacttgtttttaaaaatattttgttaactgtatttttgtatcattagtttcctttatagtcctatatattctattttatgcatttcaaaaacCTTATTTTGAGACAGGGTCCATAAACTTGTCAGACCGCCATAGAGGATTATGACATTAAAAAAGTTAAGATCCCTGGGCTCAAGGATCTCTCaggcccttccatctctaaagatAAAGTGAATGCATATGTTGTTACTGGGAAAGATTTTGCCTTtgagtattattttatttaacttaatGTGTATACTAGGCAGCTTACCTGACTTCAGGTTCTGTTGCACCTCTTGATTTCCATCCTCGGAAATTCCAGTAAGTGCTgttttagttaatttttaaaaataatgctgtGTACGTAATTGCAATGTATGTATTAGTTAATGCTAGGAGAACTAAATGGCTCCTTGCCTGATTAGAATTTTTATTATACATAATCTCAAATCATCAGACGTGTTTTAATTGATATGGTATTCTGGCAGCAAAACACTTCTGTTGCCAAGAAATGGCTTATaattcagaaggaagagaaaatgtcaCAAACTATGTAGTATGGTGACTATATGTGTCAGGATTGCTGAATATGATATTGAAATTAGTCTGTGTCTTGATTATATTAGTGCACTGAGCAgtatttttattctgtccttcttaaattactttttaaaagggaaTCCCTTGATGTTTATGGAGTGCATTTTAATGCAGGCCTGTAATTCACATCCAGCCAAAATGAAAATACATCAACTTCAAAATTATTGATgtgcttccccccccacccctccccgccTTTTCTCCCTGTTCTCTCAtgtcctcctctccccatctcctcttATCTCCTTCTACTTTCCCCCATAGGTACACCCTGGATAATACTGTCTTAACCCTAGAACAGAGGCAATTTTATGAGGACAATGGTTTCCTGGTCATAAAAAAACTAGTGTCTGAAGAAGATATTCAACGCTATAGGTACAGTAtagccatttatttatttttttaaacaatataacACAAATGGAATAAAGATGACTAACATTAGTTTGTCTAGGGTTTCTGAGGCTTCTTTATGGCTCAGGATTTAAGCATTTAGCGAGGGGAGATGTCTCTCAGTAACACCACTGTAGGTGTTTTGCCACCAGTGTCTTCAGGCACTTTGGCCATGGCAGTGAATTTGAACCCTGATTCTATTAAATGAGTGTGACAGTAGGGGGCAGCAAAGACATccaccattttcttttcccatttttgtacCATTTCTATTTAGAGTTGGCTATAGATAAGCTGTAGGTGAATAGACCTGTAAAGACCCTTTGAAAACTTCCTAAATGTATCTGTTGAAAAGGAGTCTTTGAGTGGATGCTGTCAGAAAGCAGTGTTGTGTTGTTAAGATGTCAATTTTGTGGTGTTCCAAAGGATgatggcattttcaatttgattTCTCCAGGGATCAGTTTGAAAGGATCTGCAGGAAGGAAGTGGAACCCCCAGGAATAGAAATCATGAAGGATGTAACCATTGCAAAATCAAATCTTTCTCCAGATgagaaaataattacaaaaatccAGAATTTTCAGAAAGATGAAGAACTCTTCAGCTACTGCACCCTGCCTCAGGTTAAAAACTttgccttgttttatttttatttaaaaaaacccacagactttattttttttaatgacagttGTGTTGCTTACAATTTTTGTGATCTATTATCTTTTCCTGGCTctaaaaccctttacaacctaTAGCCCCAGACTTCACTGGTGCTGGCGGAATGTTCTATGGAGGAGTGAAATAGAGACTTTTTTTACTCATACTAAGTTGAAGACCGATGTGATATTGTGGGAAGTATGTTGGACCTGGGATGAGGAGTGACCTAGGTTGGAGTCTCAGCTGTcatacttagtagctttgtgcTCAGTCTCCCtgagctttgttttcttcttctgtaaaatggaagaaatactggtatttcctttctctcaggaatggaatagaaaaagtgctttgtaaacttcaaagcactaaAAGCCTGGGTTTTATTATTGAGTTAAGGACTTCCCTAACTTTCTGAATACTGTCaccagaggagggaaagaggctaTGGTTTGGCTTTAGTAAGCATGATTAGCCTAATATTTgctatgaattttaatttttaattaattaataagcatttattttctttccctccccatttaaaaaagaaaaacaaaacccttctgACAACTATGCATagtccaacaaaacaaaatccttcaTTGGCTGTctgaaaaatgtatgtctcattctgcattttgagtctATCTCCTTTCAGTCATGAGGCCTTCCTGTGAATTGAAACCAGAATGTCCATGGCCAAGTCCCTAAACCTTTGTTAGCCTGAATTTCCCCACATATAAATTTGGGATGATACTGTTTGttctgcttatatcacaggagtGTTgtcaggaaagtgctttataattccTCAAATTCCCCATCACTCAGTAAGCATTTCTTAGGTACATACTGtatgtcagatactgtgctaggcttAAGGatttagaaacaaacaaacaaaaaagaaacaattctatctctcaagaagtttatattctatcaggggagacaacatgtacatctGTAAGTATATGCAAGGTAGTTTTGGAGGGGGACAATAGCCACAGCAGCAGAAGGAGTGAAGGGCACTCAGAAAGGGCCTCTTACTgcagatggcatttgagctgaattttgaaggaaatgggattctaagaagtagaggtgaggagaaatgCATTAATTGTCATACTAATGAGAAGTCATTAATGGTAGTGTAAAAAAACCCTTTGGCTACAGTGAAGAACAATGCAATCTAAGCTGTGACACACACATCAGAGTTGTGCAACCCTGATACTTTATTAGGTGCTCAGaaccatcttcatttttttaatcagttgATTGTactcttccatccttccctcaccctctcttctccttttatgttagaaaattaaaatcaatttggttttaaaataacTGGAGATTTTCTTGATTATACAAAACCAAGTGTGTGTCACTGGTAAAGATGGACAATAAGAATTTCTCCACTCTGGCTTGTTACCAAAATGGGCTTAAGGAAAGTTCCTTGCTTTTTGCCGTCACCATCCTGTAAAAGCAGCTTAAGAACCACTTTGCATCATTGGAAAGGGCTAAAAAGTCAAAATACAGCTGGTCAAAAGTGGAATAAGAAGGAGGAAACCAATATGCACAATGATAACCAAATGTCAATGGAAAGATTAATGAGTAATTATACATTATGATGTGCTAATTGTTTAATGATGGTGTTTGAATTATGCCATGGTGATAAAACAATTGAAACTGATTTTGTCATCATTATTTAATTTTGTGTTATGTAACTCTatattcagggcagctaggtggtgccatcgTGCatggagtgccaggcccagaatcaggaagactcatcttcctgagttcaaatctgacctcagacttactagctgtcttactctcagcaagtcacttaaccttgtttgcctcagtttctcgcCTGTAAAAATAAGCTAGACACAGAAATGGCAATCtatcccagtatctctgccaaggaaaccccagtgggatcatggagagttggacatgatggaaatTATTTGAATAACAATAATTCTATATTTGGTTTATAATCGTAATGGCtgagtttggccccaaagaagagatatgaaatgaCACTTCTCCCCTATTTTGCAGAAGTGGACCACTGTGGGTGTGATATACTGTGGATCGTGTCAGAGTTTCTTACTGTCTTATTTAGTTGTTTTATGCAATTTTTTTCATCATACTTTATTATAAGAGATgaatctctaaaatgaggtagagagaaGAATACAGTGGGAAATAAATGACATAAGAAACAAAAGGtgtgaataaaaatttattttaaaataaaagtaaaaatcttTGCCCCTTCCTGCCTATTTTATTTCAACTTTGAATTCTTTGTTGAAGTCTTCCTTTTATCAACCTATAGCTGgttaaagaagtacaaaaatgcATCCTGCAGCCAAATAAACGATTTGGGAGGAGTCATTTTTTGTTATTGGGACTTGAAATCCACTTCAAACATTTACAAGCTTTGTGACCTAGTGTGATAGGCTGGAGagaaggctggacttggagtcaggaacacttgagttaaAGTTCTAACTTCAACACTtaattagctctgtgatcttgcacaaatcacttaaacttctctcattttcctcatttcttagatgagagagttggactcCATGGCTTCAAAGGACCctttcaaaatctatgatcctaagtgatTCAAATTCTCTGAGActtggtttctttatttgtaaaatgaagtaatagAATTTACCTCGCTGGGCTGTTGTGAAGAACCATAAAGCCCTATAGGCATGTGGGCTACTGACGTTGTTATTTTGGATTTCATGCAGATAGTTGAAACTTCACTCTGTGCTATGATCTATGCCCCTGATTGTTCATGAGCTTTTTCTTCCCCCTGTTTTAGATTGTTAAATATGTCGAGTGTTTCACTGGACCCGATATCATGGCTATGCATGTAATGCTGATAAACAAGCCTCCAGATTCTGgtaaagagcttttatttatattAGGGGCTAGCTGGTGGGGGACCTGTGgaatggggatcaggaaaggtacACTGGTTGCATCATAAAAATTGAGGTAAAATCGGCATCCCAACCTATATGCATTGAAGTAATGATTCTAACAATGAGTAATTTGGGggcatatattttaaatgacttgcattGTTATAAAATCAAAGTGTGACAGTCTCAGATATTTGTCCATGGCTGTTATTACTTCCTTAGCTTTCATAGGAATTTAagttggggcacctaggtggtgcagtgagtaaagcaccggccctgagttcaaatccagccccggTCACTTgacatacttaatagctgtgtgaccttgggcaagtcacttaaccccagttgccctgccttcctccttacATAGGACTTTAAGTTCTTATCTAGCCCACCCAtttgatctatgatttcattgagatAAATGCTGCCTCCAACCCAAGGCAAGATCACAACATTTATATAACTTCATAGATCTTCAGGGGAATTGTTGTGACAAAAAATCTGTCCTGTGACTGACCTAGTGATGAGGCTCTCTAATCCTAGCTAGACTGGTCCCTCGGTACTAGGTACTAGGCACATAGGACATCACTAGGctcatactcaaagcctttcatgTTTTGATAGCACTTGTGAGAGCTAGTTCTTCATTGGCATTGCTTCTTAGAACCAGGCTTCCCGCTACACTATAATGAGGCATTGGCATAGATCAAAAATGGAATAGATCGTATTCCACTGCTATGAATAACCTAGCCTCTGAGAAGATGGCTCAGAGAGTCATGAGTGACCAGGCAAATCCTCACTGCAAGGGCTATCCAAGGATGTTGGGTGTCCTAAGAAGAAAGAGACCAGAAGCTGAGGGTAAAGTTAGCCAAGGGCAGGAGGTCAGCTGTGCTAAACCCAGAGGAGGTTCAGTGGGATTTGTGTAGGACATCAAAGTGCAATATGACTGATAACAGCATCCGTGCCTCCCCATTAAGTAACATTCTCTTGAAATCTGGTGGTGCCTGGCCACATCTCCCTATTCAGCATCTTACTGTCATATCTGGTATTTGAAGTCAAGTCTCACTGAAGGTCCTCTAGGATACTTAACCTTTTTAGCTGAACCGATTGTTTTTCCCAtgattatatttctttatattttatatttttctaggaTGCGTATTTCTTTATGTATTTCTTTATAATATAAAGTCTTTGTAGGAATGGATATTGGCTGTTTGTTTAGGGAAAGCTGAGGAGTTCTGAGATTAGAGCTTCTTTTGACATATGGATTGGCTTCCATTTCAGGGAAGAAGACTTCTCGCCATCCCTTTCATCAGGACCTGCACTACTTTCCATTCAGGCCTCCCAATTCCATTGTCTGCGCTTGGACTGCCATGGAACATATTGATAGAAACAATGGCTGCCTGGTTGTGTTACCAGGCACACACAAGGGCACCT
It includes:
- the LOC118852420 gene encoding phytanoyl-CoA dioxygenase, peroxisomal-like, with amino-acid sequence MATTALNVNDPGRAGRIATTRLKILLGHLQGPAAPAIAAYLTSGSVAPLDFHPRKFQYTLDNTVLTLEQRQFYEDNGFLVIKKLVSEEDIQRYRDQFERICRKEVEPPGIEIMKDVTIAKSNLSPDEKIITKIQNFQKDEELFSYCTLPQIVKYVECFTGPDIMAMHVMLINKPPDSGKKTSRHPFHQDLHYFPFRPPNSIVCAWTAMEHIDRNNGCLVVLPGTHKGTLKPHDYPKWEGGVNVTFHGIQDYDLNQPRTHLVMEKGDTVFFHPLLIHGSGRNRTEGFRKAISCHYASSDCFYIDVKGTSQENIAKEILRLMERKHGVTNVQFKDAWKLRARLVKGKRINL